CCGGGCGCATGGCCGCCCGGTCGCGGCTGAAGAAGATGCGGCGCAGCTTCACCAGCAGGCCCTCGTAGGTGAAGGTGCTGGCGCCCTTCTTGAACTTCGTGGCCGGCCGCTCCAGCAGGTCGTGCCACTGCTCGGGCGTGAAGTCCCGCAGCTTGACGTCGGGGTCGAAGTAGCCCGAGGCGACGGTGACCTGCCAGTAGTGCGAGCCGACGTCGCTGTGCGGGGCGTTGATCGCGCCCTCGTTGAGCGACCGGTCCCGGTCCAGCACCCGGTCCAGGTCGATGTCGGAGACCTGGCCGTGCCCGTCGCACGCCGGGCAGGCGCCCTCGGCGGTGTTCGGGCTGAACGCGCCCGGCGGGCCGGCGTGCGGGGTGCCCAGCCTGCTGAACAGCACCCGCAGCGCCGGCTGCGCGTCGGTGACGGTGCCGACCGTGGACCGGGCGTTGGCGCCGATCCGCTCCTGGTCGACCACCACGGCCACGCTGAGGTTGCGCAGCGCGTCGACCTCGGGCCGGCTCATCCTGGGCAGCCTGCCCTGGACGTAGGCGGTGTAGGTCTCGTTGAGCAGCCGGCGCGACTCGGCCGCGATCGTGCCGAACACCAGCGAGGACTTCCCCGAGCCGGACACGCCGGTGAACACGGTCAGCCTGCGCTTGGGGATGTCCAGGGAGACGTCGCGCAGGTTGTTGTGCCGGGCGCCGCGCACCTCGATCGCGCCGTGGGCGTCGGGATGATCCATGCCGGACATCATGGCCGTCGGTCGACCAGCGCCAGGACCCGGGTCGGGCTGCCGGAACCGCGCACGATCGGCAGCGGGGAGGCCACCAGCACGGCGCCGGTGGTCGGCAGCCGGGCGAGGTTGCGCAGCTGGGTGAGGCCGTACTTGCCCGCGCCGTGGAAGAACCAGTGGCACGGGTACGGGCGCTCGAACCCGCCCGCCAGCCCGGCGTCGGTGCCGACGGTCTCCACCCCGATGCCGATCACCGGCGTGCGCTCGGCGAGCCAGCGGGCGCAGTCGGGGTCGACGCCCGGGGTGTGGCCGTCGTTGAGGAACCGGGCCGGGTCGTTGCCCCGGGCGTCCCAGCCGGTGCGGTAGAGCAGCCACCCGCGGTCGGGCAGCGGGCCGTGCTCGTCCTGCCACCGCTCCACGTGCTCGCGGCGCAGCAGGAAGTCCGGGTCCGCGGCGGCCTCGGCGGAGAAGTCGAGCACGACCGCGGGGCCGACCAGGTCGGCGGGCGGCACCTCGGACACGTCGGGGCCGCCCTTGCCCGACAGCCAGTGCGCCGGGGCGTCGAAGTGGGTGCCGGTGTGCTCGGACAGCCTGATGTTGTTCCAGTAGACGGTGGGTCCGGCCACGTCGAAGTCGCTGATCACCTCGCGGGAGAACGGCCACGGCTGGCCGCGCTCGGGCGGCAGCGCGATGATCGGCGTCTGCTCGGACAGCGGGGCCGTGAGGTCGACGACCTCGACGGCCCCGGTGCGCAGTGCGGCCATCAGGCCCGTGAGCGCGCTCACGGCTACACCGCCCGGATGTCGTCGCCGTCGAGTTCCAGCTTGAACTCGGGCAGCGGCTGCTCGGCCGGTCCGTCGGTGACCGACCCGTCGGTCATCGAGAAAACGCTGTGGTGGCAGTCGCAGACGATCTGCCCGCTCCCGACGCTGGTCACCGCGCAGCCGCGGTGCGTGCAGATCGAGGAGAACGCCTTGAACACGCCCTCCTGCGGCTGGCAGACGACCACCCCGGCCTCGGCCAGGATCTGCCCGCCGCCGACCGGGATGCTCGACGCGGTGCCCAGCGCGGTGCCCGGCGGCGGTGGTTCCGCGGTGCGGACGACCTCGCCGCACCCGGCGACCAGCGCGCCACCGCCCACGACCGCGGCGCCGGTCCCGATGATCAGGGTGCGCCTGCTGCACGTGCTGCCCATGTGTGCCTCCCCATCCGTTCGTCCGCGGTCATGACCGCTCGGCCGTCCTGTCCACCAGCCCGGCACCGACGATGCCGGCGGCCGCCTGGAGCCCACTCGCGAACCGTTCGCCGCGCTCGTCGCGCGCGGCCAGGTGCCCGTCGGGGCGGACCAGCCACCACCCGGTGCCGTAGGTCCGCGCGAGCGCGTCGTCCACCGCGACGGCCGCGGTGACCTCCGCGGGCAGCCCGTCCGTCGCGGCACCCGGCGGCAGGACCGCCACCAGCCGGGCCGGTACGTCCCACTGCCGGGTCCACGCGGCCTCGGCCAGCCCGGCCGCCTCCCGCGCGTCGCGGGCGACCAGCAGGCCGACGAAGCCGGCGCCGAGCAGCCTGCGCAGCCGGGTGCGGGCGCCGTCGACCAGCACCTCCCCGTCGGGCGCGAACGCGCCCAGCAGCGGGTGGCCGGTGCGCACCAGCGGCGAGTCGGTGTAGTGGTGGGGCTCGGCCATCCGGCCGCTGTTGACGTGCTTGCGCGCCAGGCCCAGCGACCGGGACAGCCGCAGCAGCACCGCCCTGGTCCAGCGGCGCAGCCGGGTCGGCGGCACCATGAACCGGATCGTCGCCTCGGTGACCCGCAGGTTCTCCAGCGCCGCCGCGTACCGCTCGGTGTGGTAGGTCTCCAGCAGCTCCTGGCCGGCCCGGCCCGAGCGCACCAGCGCGATCTTCCACGCCAGGTTGTCGGCGTCCTGGATGCCGCTGTTCATGCCCCGCGAGCCGTACGGCGGCAGGGCGTGCGCGGCGTCGCCCGCGAACAGCACCCGGCCCACCCGCAGCCGGTCGACGACCCGCTGGTGGAACCGGTAGGTGCTGACCCAGTCGACCTCGTAGGGGATCTCGCCGATGACCGCGCGGACCCGCCGGTCGAACCGGCCGTCGGCGCGCTCGGCCTCGATGTCCGCGTCCGGCGGCAGCTGCCAGTCGATGCGCCAGATGTCGTCGGGCTGCGGGTGCATCACCAGCTGCCGGCCCGGGTTGAACACCGGGTCGTAGTGGAAGTGCCGCTCCTTGGCCAGCGGCAGGCGGGCGCGGATGTCGGTGATGAGGAACCGGTCCTTGTGGGTGTAGCCGGTCCACTCGACGCCGATCATCTCGCGCAGCGCGCTGCGCACCCCGTCGCAGGCGACCAGGTGGGAGAAGGTCATCTCCCGCTCGCCGTCGGCGGTGAGCACGCGCGCGGTGACCGAGGCGGAGTCCTGCCAGACACCGGTCACCCTGTGGCCCCACCGCACGTCGCACAGCGGTTCCGCCTCGGCCGCCGCGGCCAGCACCTGCTCGATGCGGTACTGGGAGATGTTGACGAACGGGCCGAAGCCCGCGCCGCGCGGGTACTCGGCCGCCCGGATCTCCTGGTTGCGCACGTAGGTCCGGGCGACGGTCCAGGTCACGCCCTCGTCGGCGATGGGCTGGGCGCAGCCGAACTTGTCCAGCACCTCCAGCACGTCGCCCTGGATGAGGCACGCCTTGGAGCCCTGCTTGATCAACTCGGGGTCGGCCTCCAGCACCACGGTCGGCACGCCCAGGCCGGCCAGCCGCAGCGCGGCGACCAGGCCGACCGGGCCCGCCCCGACGATCCCGACGGGTGCTTCGCTGCTGGTGGTCACGGTGCCCCCGTCGTCTCGTGGTCGTCCGCCGTCTCGTGGTCCGCTCCGTCCTCCACCCGCACCGAGTGGAAGACCGGGATGTCGCGCACGGCGCGCAGGTAGGGCGTGCCCTCGGTGTAGCCGGTGCCGGGCACCTCGCCGAGCATCCGGACCGCGAGCCGGTAGTGCGTGCGGCGCCAGCGCAGCAGGGTGCGCGCGAACGAGTCCATGGCGTCGGCCAGGGGCTTGCGCGCGTCCTCGGCGACCACGTCGGACTCGCACATCGCCCGGTACGCCTCGTCGAGCGTGGGCTGGTCGCCCAGCACCCGCTCCCGCACGTCGGGCACCGACCGGTAGGCCGCCGACTCGACCCGGTCGGGGTCGGGCCGCCGGCACAGCGATTCGAGGAGCTTGTAGTTGCGGGACTGGATGGCGCTGGCGCCCTCGGTGAAGTCGCGGAACGTGCGGAACGACTCGACCTGCATGGTGGCCAGCATCGAGAACAGCGGTGACGACTCGCGCAGCGCGGTCTCCGAGCTGCCCATGAAGTGCACCGCCCGCTCGACCTCGCCCTCGCCCAGCGCCGCGATGGCGCCGCGGAGGTGGGTGGCGATCAGGGCGAAGGTGGTCTCGAACCCCTGGAGCACCCGCAGGAACAGGTACTCGTCGTGCATGGTGTAGACCGGCAGGATGCTCAGCCCCACGGCGCGCCGCTCGGCGTAGGACATGTCGCCGCGCACCGCGGCGCACGCCTGCCGGGCGAGGTCGACGGGCTCGGTGGCGGTGAGCCCGGCGTCCAGCGACATCCGCGCCAGCGCGGGCAGCAGCACCCGCAGCCCGTGCCGGAACCGCTTGCGCACCACCACGGCGTCGGGCCGGGCCTGCGGCAGCAGGGTGGTCCGGCCGTCCAGCGCGGCCAGCTCGAACGCCAGGGCGTCGGAGACGAGCTGGGCGGTCAGCCGGTCGCACCGGGTGCGCGCGAACGGCGCCTGCTCGACCGGGTCGTCCGGCGCGGGGAGCTGGAGCAGCGGCAGCGCCAGGTAGGTCGGGTAGTCGTAGCGCTTGTCCGGCTTGTCCAGCGCGGTGGTCAGGAAGGCCGCGAGCGCCTGCACGTGGGGCCAGGGCCCGCGCAGCCCCGGCAGCAGCTCGCGCACGGTGGCCAGCAACTCCAGCAGCTCGGGGGCCACGAAGTGCTTGCCGGCGCTGTGGTACTCGCGCACCACCGCGCCGTAGGGGAACCTCTTCACGTCCGGCGAACGCAGCCAGGACCTCAGCTCGGCGGTGGACACGGCTACCGCCCTCTTCCGGCGGCCGGGCTCTCGACGGCAAGGCTCCCGGCGGCCGAGCGGACGTCCGCGACGGCTTCGCACAGCGCCACCACGTCGTCGAGGTTGTTGTAGTAGTGGAAGGACAGCCGCACGACGTCGCCGCGCGGGCTGACCGACACGTCGCGCTCCGCGAGCGCGCGCGCCAGGGCGCCGGGGTCCCGGTCGACCAGGCCGATGTGCGCGCCGCGCCGGGCCGCCGGCAGCGCGCGCACCTGTTCCCCCCTGCCGGTCAGCAGGTCCGCGGCCAGTTCAGTCAGTTGCCGCACGTGCATACGCACCTCCGCGAGGTCGAGGGCTCCGATCAGACCTAGGGCGGCGTTCGCCGCGTAGCACGCGGGGATCGCCGGGGTGCCGGTCTCGAACCTGGTCGCCGCCCCGGGGAAGTCCAGGGCGGTCGGGTCGAACGCGAACGGGTCGACCCGGCCGAACCAGCCCGTCAGCCTGGGGAGGCGGTCGGTGAGCTCCGGCGACCGCACGTAGAGGAAGGCCAACCCGGGCAGGCCGGGCAGGTACTTCATGGCGCCGGCGACGAGGAAGTCGCAGTCCAGGTCGGACACCTCCACCGGGTGCACGCCGACCGCCTGGTAGGCGTCGACGAACACCGCGGCACCCGCCTCGCGCGCGAGCCGCGCGACGTCCTCGACCGGCATCCGCCGGCCGTGCTGGTAGGTCACCAGCGGCACCGAGACCAGGCGGGTGCGCCGGTCGACCAGGCGCTCGTAGTCCTCGGCGGTGGCGGCGTGCACGACCTCGGCGCCGCGGGGCCGTTGTGCCAGCCACACGTGCGAGACGGACGGGAACTCGTCGAAGGTGCTGACGACCTTCGGTCTCCTGGTGAAGTCCACAGTGGATACGATTTGGTAAGCGCCGGTGGAGGCGTTGGGCACGAGGGCGACCTGGTCGACCTCGGCGCCGATCAGCGCGGCGAAACCCGCGCGGGCGCGGTGGACCTCGTGCTCGAACGCCTCCCACGCGCCACCGCCCGCGGTCATGTCCTCGACCATGCGGTGCAGGGCGTCGTCCAGGTCCAGCGAGCGCGCGCCGAGGCTGCAACTGGACAGGTGCGTCTTGCGCCGCAGCACGGGGAACCGCTCGCGGAAGACGGTGGACGTGAGGGTCGTGGTGACGGTCATGTCCGCCCCGTGGGCTGTTCGGCCATCGGGCCGGTGAGGGTCAGCTCGGTGCGGACCTGCCACAGCTCGGGGAAGAACTTGTGCGAGATCAGCTTCGCCAGCACGTCCACCGGCGTGCCCTGGGTGCCCACGACCTGGTGGCCGATGACCCGGGTCGCCATCTTGTAGTGCCGCACCCGCCACAGCGAGATCCGCTCGTCCCACTCGATCATCGCCTCGGCCAGGCGCTGCTCCGCGCTGTCCACCTTGCTGCGGTACAGCTCCGCGAGGTCGATGCCGCGGCGGCGCACCAGCTCGTCGAAGACCCGGCCCAGGTGGCGGCTGTGCCGCTGCACCGAGCGCCATCCCGGCGAGTCGGCGCCGGAACCGTGGCCCAGCACGGTCCGGATGGTCTGGAAGTCCCACGGGGACAGGTGGCCCATCATCTCCAGCTGGTTCGTCACCAGGTCGATGCCGAGCGCGGCCCGGCCCAGCAGCCGGATCGCGGTGTCCAGGTCGTCGGTGGTGATGCGGTCCGCCGCCTCGGCCACCTCGGCGCAGGCGAGCTTCAGCCACAGTTCGGTGGACTGGTGCACCACCTGGAACAGCAGCTCGTCGCGGTGCACCACCTCCTCCGGACGCCGTTGCAGGGACAGCAACGCGTCGGTGCGCATGTACCTGGCGTAGTCGTCCCTGCCCTCGCCTGCCAACACCTGTCGGGAGTAGTCCTTCATGCAGCGACCCCCACTGTCGCGTCGCCGGGTTGGCGATCACCACGGCGACGCTACGGAGCGCGCCTATCAGAAGGGTCTTCACCCGGCTCTCATCCGATTGCCCCGTCGCGGTGCGCGACTTGAGGATTGCCGCGACCGCACGTGTACCGCCGCCTCCTGGAGGAGAGCCCCATGACGAGGATCGCAACACCGGCCCGGCTCGCTGCGGCGGCCGTGCTGCTGCTCCAGCTCGGCGCGGTGCCGCCGGCTGCCGCTCATCCGGGTCCGGAAGTCGCCGCCGGGCACGGCAGGCCGCTCGTCATCGGGCACCGCGGCGCGTCCGGTTACCGGCCCGAGCACACCGCGGGCGCCTACGAGCTGGCCGCCCGGATGGGTGCGGACTACCTGGAGCCCGACCTGGTGTCCACGAAGGACGGGGTGCTGGTCGCGCGGCACGAGAACGAGATCGGTGGTAGTACGGACGTGGCCGCGCACCCGGAGTTCGCTTCCCGTCGGACTACCAAGGTGGTTGACGGTTGGGAGATGACGGGGTGGTTCACCGAGGACTTCACGCTGGCCGAGCTGAAGACCCTGCGGGCGCGCGAGCCGCGGCCCTCGTTGCGGCCCGGGAGCGCGGCGTACGACGGTCGGTACAGCGTGTTGACCTTTCAGGAGGTCATTGCGCTGGCTCGGCGGTTGTCTCGGGAGCTGGGTCGTCCCATCGGGCTGTACCCGGAGACCAAGCACCCGTCGTACTTCGCCGGCCTGGGGCTGCCGCTCGAACCGGCGCTCGTGCGCACGTTGAACGCGAACGGGCTGAACCACCGGGGGGCGCGGGTGTTCGTGCAGTCGTTCGAGTCGGACAACCTGCGGTGGTTGGACGGTCGGCTGCGCGTGCCGCTGGTGCAACTGGTGTGGGCGCCGGAGCAGGTGACGGTTGAGGCGCTGGCTGCGATGGCTGGTTACGCCGATGTCGTGGGGGTTGACCAGACCATGGTGATCCCTTGGGAGGAGGACGGCACTCTTGGGAAGCCGACGGGGTTGGTGCGGCAGGCGCATCGGGTGGGGTTGGCCGTGCACGCCTACACGTTCTCCGCGGAGAACGAGCTGCTGCCCGGGGCTTACCGGTCTTCGGCGGATGGTGCTGGGCGCGGGCGGATGGCTGATCTGTTGGAGGAGTACTTCGAGGTGGGGTTGGACGGGGCGTTCACCGATCACGTTGATTTGGGGGTGACGGCTCGGCGGCAGGCTCGGCGGTGAGGTCAGCTGCACGCTCAGCCGGGCTTCACGAGCTGCCCAGCCCCGAAGAGCACCCCCCACAGTCCCACCCAAAGCCCCCACAGCTCAGAGCGCCGACCGCTCCGGCAAGACCCGGCTGATACGCCGCCGTCCTAGCGTCGGACCGGTGAAGATGCGGTGGCAGGTGACACGGTCGCGCGGCACCCTGGTCGCGCTAGGCGCTGTCGTCGCGGTGCTCCTTGCCGCGACCGGGGTGTGGGTCTCCCGCGATGGTCCGACGACCCCCTCGGTGAAGGTCGAGGAGGGCTTTGTCGAGGTGGCCGGCGGGGTGTCGCTGGAGACCAGCCTGTTCCTACCCGAGCGGACCCCTGCGCCCGCCGTGCTGTTGGCGCACGGCTTTGGCGGTGACAAGCACAGCGTGGACACCGATGCGCGGGAGCTGGCCGAGGCCGGGTTCATCGTGCAGACGTACTCCGCTCGGGGGTTCGGGCGCAGCACTGGTCGGATCGGGTTGAACGATCCCGGGGCCGAGGTCGCCGACGCCCGGTACCTCGTCGACCGGCTGGCCGCGCGGCCGGACGTCGTGCTGGACGGGCCCGGTGATCCGCGCATCGCCGTGTCCGGCGCGTCTTACGGTGGTTCTCTGTCCCTGCTGTTGGCGGGCACCGACCGGCGGATCGACGCACTGGTCCCGGTGATCACTTACAACGACCTCGTGCAGGGGCTGTTGCCCAATGCGGCCTCCGAACGGCCGAGTGGGGGCACTACGCCGGCTTCCGGTGCCTTTGCCGCCAACGGGGTGTTCAAGAGTTCCTGGGCCGGGTTCCTCTACTCCATGGGCGTGGACTCCGTGGTGCCCTCCGAGGGCACCACGGAACCGGCGTCGCTCCAGGTCGGTGCCGACCTGGCCGCGGTATGCGGGCGCTTCACCGAGGCGGTCTGCCGGGCCTGGACCGAGCTGGCCACGACCGGGGCGATGGGCGAGGACACCCTGCGCCTGCTGCGCACCCTCTCCCCCGCGTCGGTGACCTCCTCGATCACCGCGCCGACCCTGCTGGTGCAGGGTGAGCAGGACACCCTGTTCGGGCTCGACCAGGCCGACGCCAACGCGCGGCAGATCACGGCTGCCGGCGGTGACGTGCAGGTGGTGTGGTTCGCGGGCGGGCACGACGGGGCGTACCCCGACGAGAAGTTGCGCGCCCGCATCGTCGACTGGCTGGAGTTCCGGCTCATGGGCACGGGCGCCAATCCTTTTGGTGCCTTCGAGTACGACGTGCAGGGTGGGATCACGCCGGAGGGCGCGCCGTCCACCCGGACGGTGCGGGCCGACTCTTACCCGGGGTTGCGCGGCGGTGCCACCGAGCGCCGGCGGCTGGAGCTGGCCGGTGGCGAGCAGGTGGTCATCACGCCGCCCGGTGGGCTGCCCGCCGCGATCAGCGGGATGCCCGCGTTGAACGGCCGGTTGGCGCAGTCGCCCCTGGCGTCGCTGTTCGGCATGGACCTGCCGGGGCAGCAGGCCACCTTCACGTCCGCGCCGCTGGACGGCCAGTTGCTGGCCGCGGGCTCCGCCTCGATCCGGCTGCGGGTCTCGGCCGTGGGGCCGCCCGGTGAGGGCGTGCTGTTCGTCAAGGTCTTCGACCGCGATCCCAACGGCACCCGCGCGCTGCCCGGCAACGCGGTCGCACCGGTCCGGCTGCCACCGCTGCCCGCGGACGGTTCGCCGGTCGAGGTGACCGTATCCCTCGCGGGCATCGTGCGTCCCTTCGACAGCGGTCACGAGCTGCAGGTCTCGGTGGCCACCACCGACCAGACCTACCGCACGCCCACCGTGCCCGCGTCCTACCGGGTGTCGCTGGCAGGGTCGGTGGAGGTGCCGGTGGTGGCGGCCGTGCCGATCGAGTCGTCCGCGCCGGTGGCGCAGTTGCTCGGCATCGCCGGGGTGCTCGGCGCGGCGCTGTTGCTCGCGCTCGTGGTCGGCTTCCGGCGCAGGCGCGTGCAGGACTTCGACCCCGCGCTGGCCGGCACGCCGCTGGTGATCTCCGACCTGTCCAAGTCCTACACGAGCGGCTTCAAGGCCGTCGACGGGCTGTCGTTCCGGGTCGAGCGCGGCCAGGTGCTCGGGCTGCTCGGCCCCAACGGCGCGGGCAAGACGACCACGCTGCGCATGCTGATGGGCCTGATCACGCCGACCGGCGGGACGATCCGGGTGTTCGGCCGCCTGGTGACGCCGGGCGCGCCGGTGCTGGCCCGGATCGGGTCGTTCGTGGAGAGCGCCGGGTTCCTGCCGCACCTGTCCGGCCTGGAGAACCTGCGCGCCCACTGGGCGGCGACCGGCAGGCCCGCCGAGCAGGCGCACCTGGAGGAGGCGCTGGAGATCGCCGGGCTCGGCGACGCGGTGCACCGCCCGGCGCGCACCTACAGCCAGGGCATGCGGCAGCGGCTGGCCATCGCGCAGGCCATGCTGGGCCTGCCGGACCTGCTGGTGCTCGACGAGCCGGCCAACGGGCTGGACCCGCCGCAGATCCACGCGATGCGCGAGGTGCTGCGCCGGTACGCCGCGACCGGCCGGACCGTGCTGGTGTCCTCGCACCTGCTGGCCGAGGTGGAGCAGACCGCGTCGCACGTCGTCGTGGTGCACCACGGCCGGGTGATCGCGTCCGGCGCGGTGGACGAGATCGCCGCGGCGGGCGGTGCGGCGAGCTTCGCGGTCGACCGCCCCGAGGTCGCCGCCCTCGCCCTGGGCGCGATCCCCGGCGTGTCCGACGTGGTCGTCGACGGCGACGAGGTGCACGCGAACCTCAACGGCGTGCCGTGCGGGGACGCGGTGGCCGCGCTGGTGGGCGCGGGCGTCTCGGTCGGGCGGGCCGGTCCCCGGCGCCGGCTGGAAGACGCGTTCCTGCAACTGGTCGGAGAGGGATCATGAGCGAAGTCCTGGACCTCGACGCGGAGCACGGGTTCCGGCCCTCCCGCACGCTCCGGCTCGGCGTGGAGCTGCGCAGGCAGTTGCGCCGCAAGCGGACGAAGCTGCTGCTGGGCCTGGTCGCGCTGCTGCCCGTGGTGCTGGTGGTCGCCTTCGGCGTGGGCGGCGACCCGGACCCGGAGCAGCGCGGCAGCACGTTCGCCGACCTGGCGGTGGTCAGCGCGCCCAACTTCGCGGTGTTCGGCCTGTACGTGGCGGGCTCGTTCCTGCTGCCGCTGGTGGTCGCCTCGTTCTTCGGCGACGCGGTCGCGGGCGAGGCGTCCTGGTCGACGCTGAAGTACCTGCTGGCCATCCCGGTGCCGCGGCCGCGGCTGCTGCGGCAGAAGGCGCTGGCCGCCGGTGTGCTGTCGACGGGCGCGCTGCTGCTGTTCCCGGCGATGTCGCTGCTGGTGGGCGTGGTCCGGTACGGCGCGGGTGACGCGACCAGCCCGGCGGGTGACGCGGTGCCGTTCGGCGAGAGCGTGCTCGCGCTGGCCATCACCGGCGCCTACATCGTGGTGCAACTGGCGTGGATGGCCGGGCTCGCGCTGCTGCTGTCGGTGGTGTTCGACTCGCCGCTGGCGGCCGTGGGCGGCGGGGTGCTGGCGGCGGTGCTGTCGCAGATCCTGGACGCGATCACCGCGCTGG
This portion of the Saccharothrix syringae genome encodes:
- a CDS encoding ABC transporter permease, whose translation is MSEVLDLDAEHGFRPSRTLRLGVELRRQLRRKRTKLLLGLVALLPVVLVVAFGVGGDPDPEQRGSTFADLAVVSAPNFAVFGLYVAGSFLLPLVVASFFGDAVAGEASWSTLKYLLAIPVPRPRLLRQKALAAGVLSTGALLLFPAMSLLVGVVRYGAGDATSPAGDAVPFGESVLALAITGAYIVVQLAWMAGLALLLSVVFDSPLAAVGGGVLAAVLSQILDAITALGAAREYLPTHYAFAWIDVFSASVDWTNMANGTLLSLVYATALGVLAARRFSRKDITS
- a CDS encoding Rieske (2Fe-2S) protein codes for the protein MGSTCSRRTLIIGTGAAVVGGGALVAGCGEVVRTAEPPPPGTALGTASSIPVGGGQILAEAGVVVCQPQEGVFKAFSSICTHRGCAVTSVGSGQIVCDCHHSVFSMTDGSVTDGPAEQPLPEFKLELDGDDIRAV
- a CDS encoding cyclase family protein, which encodes MSALTGLMAALRTGAVEVVDLTAPLSEQTPIIALPPERGQPWPFSREVISDFDVAGPTVYWNNIRLSEHTGTHFDAPAHWLSGKGGPDVSEVPPADLVGPAVVLDFSAEAAADPDFLLRREHVERWQDEHGPLPDRGWLLYRTGWDARGNDPARFLNDGHTPGVDPDCARWLAERTPVIGIGVETVGTDAGLAGGFERPYPCHWFFHGAGKYGLTQLRNLARLPTTGAVLVASPLPIVRGSGSPTRVLALVDRRP
- a CDS encoding FAD-dependent monooxygenase; its protein translation is MTTSSEAPVGIVGAGPVGLVAALRLAGLGVPTVVLEADPELIKQGSKACLIQGDVLEVLDKFGCAQPIADEGVTWTVARTYVRNQEIRAAEYPRGAGFGPFVNISQYRIEQVLAAAAEAEPLCDVRWGHRVTGVWQDSASVTARVLTADGEREMTFSHLVACDGVRSALREMIGVEWTGYTHKDRFLITDIRARLPLAKERHFHYDPVFNPGRQLVMHPQPDDIWRIDWQLPPDADIEAERADGRFDRRVRAVIGEIPYEVDWVSTYRFHQRVVDRLRVGRVLFAGDAAHALPPYGSRGMNSGIQDADNLAWKIALVRSGRAGQELLETYHTERYAAALENLRVTEATIRFMVPPTRLRRWTRAVLLRLSRSLGLARKHVNSGRMAEPHHYTDSPLVRTGHPLLGAFAPDGEVLVDGARTRLRRLLGAGFVGLLVARDAREAAGLAEAAWTRQWDVPARLVAVLPPGAATDGLPAEVTAAVAVDDALARTYGTGWWLVRPDGHLAARDERGERFASGLQAAAGIVGAGLVDRTAERS
- a CDS encoding tryptophan 2,3-dioxygenase family protein; amino-acid sequence: MKDYSRQVLAGEGRDDYARYMRTDALLSLQRRPEEVVHRDELLFQVVHQSTELWLKLACAEVAEAADRITTDDLDTAIRLLGRAALGIDLVTNQLEMMGHLSPWDFQTIRTVLGHGSGADSPGWRSVQRHSRHLGRVFDELVRRRGIDLAELYRSKVDSAEQRLAEAMIEWDERISLWRVRHYKMATRVIGHQVVGTQGTPVDVLAKLISHKFFPELWQVRTELTLTGPMAEQPTGRT
- a CDS encoding aminotransferase class V-fold PLP-dependent enzyme translates to MTVTTTLTSTVFRERFPVLRRKTHLSSCSLGARSLDLDDALHRMVEDMTAGGGAWEAFEHEVHRARAGFAALIGAEVDQVALVPNASTGAYQIVSTVDFTRRPKVVSTFDEFPSVSHVWLAQRPRGAEVVHAATAEDYERLVDRRTRLVSVPLVTYQHGRRMPVEDVARLAREAGAAVFVDAYQAVGVHPVEVSDLDCDFLVAGAMKYLPGLPGLAFLYVRSPELTDRLPRLTGWFGRVDPFAFDPTALDFPGAATRFETGTPAIPACYAANAALGLIGALDLAEVRMHVRQLTELAADLLTGRGEQVRALPAARRGAHIGLVDRDPGALARALAERDVSVSPRGDVVRLSFHYYNNLDDVVALCEAVADVRSAAGSLAVESPAAGRGR
- a CDS encoding alpha/beta fold hydrolase, which translates into the protein MRWQVTRSRGTLVALGAVVAVLLAATGVWVSRDGPTTPSVKVEEGFVEVAGGVSLETSLFLPERTPAPAVLLAHGFGGDKHSVDTDARELAEAGFIVQTYSARGFGRSTGRIGLNDPGAEVADARYLVDRLAARPDVVLDGPGDPRIAVSGASYGGSLSLLLAGTDRRIDALVPVITYNDLVQGLLPNAASERPSGGTTPASGAFAANGVFKSSWAGFLYSMGVDSVVPSEGTTEPASLQVGADLAAVCGRFTEAVCRAWTELATTGAMGEDTLRLLRTLSPASVTSSITAPTLLVQGEQDTLFGLDQADANARQITAAGGDVQVVWFAGGHDGAYPDEKLRARIVDWLEFRLMGTGANPFGAFEYDVQGGITPEGAPSTRTVRADSYPGLRGGATERRRLELAGGEQVVITPPGGLPAAISGMPALNGRLAQSPLASLFGMDLPGQQATFTSAPLDGQLLAAGSASIRLRVSAVGPPGEGVLFVKVFDRDPNGTRALPGNAVAPVRLPPLPADGSPVEVTVSLAGIVRPFDSGHELQVSVATTDQTYRTPTVPASYRVSLAGSVEVPVVAAVPIESSAPVAQLLGIAGVLGAALLLALVVGFRRRRVQDFDPALAGTPLVISDLSKSYTSGFKAVDGLSFRVERGQVLGLLGPNGAGKTTTLRMLMGLITPTGGTIRVFGRLVTPGAPVLARIGSFVESAGFLPHLSGLENLRAHWAATGRPAEQAHLEEALEIAGLGDAVHRPARTYSQGMRQRLAIAQAMLGLPDLLVLDEPANGLDPPQIHAMREVLRRYAATGRTVLVSSHLLAEVEQTASHVVVVHHGRVIASGAVDEIAAAGGAASFAVDRPEVAALALGAIPGVSDVVVDGDEVHANLNGVPCGDAVAALVGAGVSVGRAGPRRRLEDAFLQLVGEGS
- a CDS encoding glycerophosphodiester phosphodiesterase family protein yields the protein MTRIATPARLAAAAVLLLQLGAVPPAAAHPGPEVAAGHGRPLVIGHRGASGYRPEHTAGAYELAARMGADYLEPDLVSTKDGVLVARHENEIGGSTDVAAHPEFASRRTTKVVDGWEMTGWFTEDFTLAELKTLRAREPRPSLRPGSAAYDGRYSVLTFQEVIALARRLSRELGRPIGLYPETKHPSYFAGLGLPLEPALVRTLNANGLNHRGARVFVQSFESDNLRWLDGRLRVPLVQLVWAPEQVTVEALAAMAGYADVVGVDQTMVIPWEEDGTLGKPTGLVRQAHRVGLAVHAYTFSAENELLPGAYRSSADGAGRGRMADLLEEYFEVGLDGAFTDHVDLGVTARRQARR
- a CDS encoding tryptophan 2,3-dioxygenase; translated protein: MSTAELRSWLRSPDVKRFPYGAVVREYHSAGKHFVAPELLELLATVRELLPGLRGPWPHVQALAAFLTTALDKPDKRYDYPTYLALPLLQLPAPDDPVEQAPFARTRCDRLTAQLVSDALAFELAALDGRTTLLPQARPDAVVVRKRFRHGLRVLLPALARMSLDAGLTATEPVDLARQACAAVRGDMSYAERRAVGLSILPVYTMHDEYLFLRVLQGFETTFALIATHLRGAIAALGEGEVERAVHFMGSSETALRESSPLFSMLATMQVESFRTFRDFTEGASAIQSRNYKLLESLCRRPDPDRVESAAYRSVPDVRERVLGDQPTLDEAYRAMCESDVVAEDARKPLADAMDSFARTLLRWRRTHYRLAVRMLGEVPGTGYTEGTPYLRAVRDIPVFHSVRVEDGADHETADDHETTGAP